From Candidatus Dormiibacterota bacterium, the proteins below share one genomic window:
- a CDS encoding FMN-binding protein yields the protein MMTARHLILVLLLALFLPAGGAAARVYMTVQQALDAAFPPPAEVERKTLYLDEEQVRRAAESAGAPVEARVVPYTVGTSAGRVLGYGYFDTHLVRTLPETVLILVGPDATIKRIDILSFDEPEDYLPPRRWLDQFPGRGAADLGTRQGIRALTGATLSSRAVTQAARRILALHRLFVAPPRPAGQERLQEPRP from the coding sequence ATGATGACCGCTCGCCACCTGATCCTGGTCCTGCTCCTGGCGCTGTTCCTCCCCGCGGGGGGGGCCGCCGCGCGGGTCTATATGACCGTGCAACAGGCCCTCGACGCCGCATTCCCGCCGCCGGCCGAGGTCGAGCGCAAGACTCTCTACCTGGACGAGGAGCAGGTCCGTCGCGCCGCGGAGTCGGCGGGAGCGCCTGTGGAGGCGCGGGTCGTCCCCTACACCGTCGGCACGAGCGCCGGCCGGGTGCTGGGCTATGGCTACTTCGACACCCATCTGGTGCGCACACTTCCCGAAACCGTCCTGATCCTCGTCGGCCCGGACGCGACGATCAAGCGCATCGACATCCTGTCGTTCGACGAGCCTGAGGACTACCTGCCGCCCCGGCGCTGGCTGGACCAGTTTCCGGGCCGCGGGGCCGCGGACCTCGGGACGCGCCAGGGGATCCGCGCCCTCACGGGGGCCACCCTGTCCTCCCGCGCCGTCACCCAGGCGGCGAGGCGAATCCTGGCGCTGCACCGGCTGTTCGTTGCGCCGCCACGGCCCGCAGGCCAGGAGCGCCTCCAGGAGCCGCGCCCGTGA
- the yajC gene encoding preprotein translocase subunit YajC produces MWSIALMSPPGQGQASPWWFQLPPMIAIFAIIYFLLIRPMRTRQKLVQKMLDALKSGDKVITSGGLLGTVVGIDKGIVQLRIADKVRVDVTRSSIVGLQDQETSARPEA; encoded by the coding sequence GTGTGGTCCATCGCTCTGATGTCGCCGCCCGGTCAGGGGCAGGCCAGTCCGTGGTGGTTCCAGCTGCCGCCGATGATCGCGATCTTCGCGATCATCTACTTCCTCCTCATCCGGCCGATGCGCACGCGTCAGAAGCTCGTCCAGAAGATGCTGGACGCGCTCAAGAGCGGAGACAAGGTCATCACCTCGGGCGGTCTTCTCGGCACGGTGGTGGGCATCGACAAGGGAATCGTGCAGCTGCGAATCGCCGACAAGGTCCGGGTGGACGTGACACGAAGCTCGATCGTCGGCCTCCAGGACCAGGAGACCTCCGCGCGGCCGGAGGCGTGA
- the pgeF gene encoding peptidoglycan editing factor PgeF: MDRGISAGPKDAAVLRGSGSTRRIEVPVLAAVPGLVHMFTARGSDPRAAIVEAAGRDLSLRTLRQVHGALVRTIGPARPSEDDGSSGREEGDALVVDGPGVAAGVWVADCLPILIGDPVTRTAAAVHAGWRGTVAGVVGRAIETLRRARGARASDLRVAMGPAIGPCCFEVGDEVVTALLSAFPDAGAAVRPGPKKRIDLVEANRSQVLAAGVPGDRIQASGLCTLCRPDLLESYRRDSTGAGRMAAIIAWRD, translated from the coding sequence ATGGATCGGGGGATCTCCGCGGGCCCGAAGGACGCGGCCGTTCTTCGCGGCTCCGGCTCGACGCGCAGGATCGAGGTGCCGGTGCTCGCGGCGGTTCCGGGGCTCGTTCACATGTTCACGGCCAGGGGATCGGATCCCCGCGCGGCGATCGTCGAAGCCGCCGGACGCGACCTGTCGCTGCGGACTCTGCGGCAGGTGCACGGTGCGCTCGTGCGCACGATCGGTCCGGCCCGGCCATCGGAGGACGACGGCTCGAGCGGACGCGAGGAGGGGGACGCCCTGGTCGTCGATGGACCCGGTGTCGCCGCGGGCGTGTGGGTCGCCGATTGTCTGCCGATCCTGATCGGCGACCCGGTGACACGCACGGCCGCCGCCGTGCACGCCGGCTGGCGCGGCACCGTGGCCGGCGTCGTGGGCCGGGCGATCGAGACGCTGCGCCGCGCCCGCGGCGCCAGGGCGTCCGATCTGAGGGTCGCGATGGGTCCCGCGATCGGTCCCTGCTGCTTCGAGGTCGGGGACGAGGTGGTCACGGCGCTCCTGTCCGCCTTCCCGGACGCCGGCGCCGCCGTCCGGCCCGGGCCGAAGAAGCGGATCGACCTCGTCGAAGCGAACCGGAGCCAGGTGCTCGCCGCCGGCGTGCCCGGGGATCGCATCCAGGCCTCCGGCCTGTGCACCCTGTGCAGGCCCGATCTTCTCGAATCGTACCGGCGCGATAGCACCGGGGCCGGCCGCATGGCTGCGATCATCGCCTGGAGGGACTGA
- a CDS encoding tetratricopeptide repeat protein produces MTRTQRRFLAAAAAVALTVAVVSLKPAYADAITKVWGVVTDPQGKPVPKVKINFEGVDVKKKIAPLTTNKDGKFFIAALDISVAKKWRVVAELPGYKTVKVHYEIVDSEKADRGSGDVIMGSKQEYPELQFALPGDAGRNLVNFVIAKDADFMAAVQAERKKKEGGESNASTVAPAGTQPATPEGAPGAVPGSGEAPKANVEGLKKAKELADAGRHPEAIEGYKAYLAKDPTGNPAVYFYLGKSLFETGDDPGAAQAFAKAVELKPDMKWAHYFLGNVDIRGERYKEAAGELEKETELQPDIDKVWFQLGKAYVLGGEEDKAIAAFEKASAIDPTKSDSYMELAAIYEKRKDKAKSEEMYQKVIAVDPGNAATVFFNLGVHAWNENKDKEAAQAFKKSIEIDPKYAPAHKELARVLTRLQDFPGAVQHYQEYLKLSPQAPDAKEIRDTIALLKG; encoded by the coding sequence ATGACACGGACGCAACGAAGGTTCCTGGCGGCCGCGGCGGCGGTGGCCCTGACCGTGGCCGTCGTATCGCTGAAGCCGGCCTACGCGGACGCCATCACGAAGGTGTGGGGTGTCGTGACCGACCCCCAGGGCAAGCCCGTGCCCAAGGTGAAGATCAATTTCGAGGGCGTCGACGTCAAGAAAAAGATCGCTCCCCTCACGACGAACAAGGACGGCAAGTTCTTCATCGCGGCCCTGGATATCTCGGTCGCCAAGAAGTGGCGGGTCGTCGCCGAACTGCCGGGCTACAAGACGGTCAAGGTCCATTACGAGATCGTCGATTCCGAAAAGGCGGACCGCGGCAGCGGCGATGTGATCATGGGCTCCAAGCAGGAGTACCCCGAGCTGCAGTTCGCCCTGCCGGGTGACGCGGGCCGCAACCTCGTGAACTTCGTGATCGCCAAGGACGCTGACTTCATGGCGGCGGTCCAGGCGGAGCGCAAGAAGAAGGAGGGCGGCGAATCCAACGCATCGACCGTGGCGCCGGCCGGGACGCAACCTGCCACCCCCGAGGGCGCCCCTGGCGCGGTCCCTGGCTCCGGAGAGGCTCCCAAGGCGAACGTGGAGGGGCTGAAGAAAGCCAAGGAGCTGGCGGACGCCGGCCGTCACCCGGAGGCGATCGAAGGGTACAAGGCCTACCTCGCGAAGGACCCCACCGGCAACCCGGCGGTCTATTTCTATCTGGGCAAGAGCCTGTTCGAGACGGGCGACGATCCGGGCGCCGCACAGGCGTTCGCGAAGGCGGTCGAGCTGAAGCCGGACATGAAATGGGCCCACTACTTCCTCGGAAACGTCGACATCAGGGGGGAACGCTACAAGGAGGCGGCCGGGGAGCTCGAGAAGGAGACGGAGCTCCAGCCGGACATCGACAAGGTCTGGTTCCAGCTCGGGAAGGCGTACGTCCTCGGTGGCGAGGAGGACAAGGCGATCGCGGCGTTCGAAAAGGCGAGCGCCATCGATCCCACGAAGTCGGACTCCTACATGGAGCTGGCCGCCATCTACGAAAAACGGAAGGATAAGGCGAAGTCCGAGGAGATGTACCAGAAGGTCATCGCGGTGGACCCGGGCAACGCCGCCACCGTGTTCTTCAACCTCGGCGTGCACGCCTGGAACGAGAACAAGGACAAGGAGGCGGCCCAGGCCTTCAAGAAATCGATCGAGATCGATCCCAAGTACGCCCCCGCACACAAGGAGCTGGCGCGCGTTCTCACGCGCCTGCAGGACTTCCCGGGCGCCGTGCAGCACTACCAGGAATACCTGAAGCTCAGCCCGCAGGCCCCCGACGCCAAGGAAATCCGCGACACGATCGCCCTGCTCAAGGGTTGA
- a CDS encoding D-sedoheptulose 7-phosphate isomerase produces the protein MKSRVALRGSVASERVRRLHREHADAAERFFLEGAAVVESAAEALVTALRGGRTLLFFGNGGSAADAQHLAAEFVNRYVRDRPALPALALTTDTSVLTSIANDSEFKSVFARQVEAIGRPGDVAVGISTSGGSANVIEGLRTARARRLVTIGFCGEEGGAMRGLCDHLISVPSKTTARIQEVHILVGHILCQIVEETLYPPK, from the coding sequence TTGAAGAGCCGCGTCGCGCTTCGTGGATCCGTCGCTTCGGAGAGGGTCCGCAGGCTCCACCGCGAACACGCCGACGCCGCGGAGCGATTTTTCCTGGAGGGGGCGGCCGTGGTCGAGTCCGCGGCCGAAGCCCTCGTCACGGCGCTTCGGGGCGGGCGCACGCTCCTCTTCTTCGGCAATGGCGGCAGCGCGGCCGACGCCCAGCACCTTGCCGCGGAGTTCGTCAACCGCTACGTCCGCGACCGCCCGGCCCTTCCCGCACTGGCGCTGACCACCGACACCTCCGTTCTCACGAGCATCGCCAACGACTCCGAGTTCAAGAGCGTGTTCGCGCGTCAGGTCGAGGCGATCGGCCGGCCGGGCGACGTGGCCGTCGGGATCAGCACCTCAGGCGGTTCGGCGAACGTGATCGAGGGACTGCGGACCGCCCGCGCGCGGCGTCTTGTCACGATCGGGTTCTGCGGGGAGGAGGGGGGGGCGATGCGCGGTCTCTGCGACCACCTGATCAGCGTCCCCTCGAAGACCACGGCGCGCATCCAGGAGGTCCACATCCTGGTCGGTCACATCCTCTGCCAGATCGTGGAGGAGACCCTGTACCCCCCGAAGTGA